In Pseudoliparis swirei isolate HS2019 ecotype Mariana Trench chromosome 9, NWPU_hadal_v1, whole genome shotgun sequence, a genomic segment contains:
- the LOC130199621 gene encoding neurexophilin-2-like yields METRCCCCCNMRALCLNFAITCLCLLPSAVQETAKPLEFQSQQWREEEGGPGDALGAALKVKHTFKDLQIISSKQKTAAYGSLGPYGWPQNFSQALDQYLYRPHSKSKPSPKTKKILGWGDFYFNVKTVKFSLLVTGKIVDHINGTFSVYFRHNSSRLGNISVSIVPPSKAVGWEVLDPAAQGVHTKNPVLVPDLTSKLQIPPPQSTSSTPADHHKQQPDMMMVTELNCRIEYQRTNRSKKTKPCMYDPGQTCYSENTQSQAAWICAKPFKVICIFIAFTGTNYRLVQKVCPDHNFQTEQNQQHFG; encoded by the exons ATGGAGACAcgttgctgctgttgctgcaacATGAGGGCGCTGTGTTTGAACTTTGccatcacctgtctgtgtcttctCCCTTCAGCG GTCCAAGAAACAGCCAAGCCCTTGGAGTTTCAGAGCCAACaatggagagaggaagaaggagggccAGGAGATGCTTTGGGAGCTGCTTTGAAAGTTAAACATACCTTCAAAGATCTACAGATCATCTCCAGCAAGCAAAAGACAGCTGCTTACGGATCTCTCGGCCCATACGGATGGCCACAGAACTTTTCCCAAGCCCTGGATCAGTATCTTTACCGCCCCCATTCTAAATCCAAACCGTCCCCGAAGACTAAGAAGATCCTGGGCTGGGGCGATTTCTACTTTAACGTGAAGACAGTGAAGTTCAGCCTCCTGGTGACGGGGAAAATCGTCGACCACATCAACGGCACGTTCAGCGTCTACTTCCGCCACAACTCGTCCCGTCTGGGGAACATATCCGTCAGCATCGTCCCACCCTCCAAAGCGGTAGGGTGGGAGGTTTTGGATCCAGCGGCTCAgggcgttcacaccaaaaatcCGGTACTGGTTCCGGATCTGACGTCCAAGTTGCAGATCCCACCACCTCAGTCCACCAGCTCGACTCCTGCAGACCATCACAAGCAGCAGCCGGACATGATGATGGTGACGGAACTCAACTGCCGAATCGAATACCAGAGAACCAACCGGTCCAAGAAGACCAAGCCCTGCATGTATGACCCGGGGCAGACCTGCTACTCAGAAAACACCCAGTCCCAGGCAGCCTGGATCTGCGCCAAACCGTTTAAGGTTATATGCATCTTCATCGCCTTCACCGGCACCAATTACAGGCTGGTGCAGAAAGTCTGTCCGGACCACAATTTTCAGACAGAGCAAAACCAGCAGCACTTCGGATGA
- the stac3 gene encoding SH3 and cysteine-rich domain-containing protein 3: MDQEDDKNSVDIHDNPPAPENVVREEGDTVYFIYDEEVEVEEKEPEPPPPVVRVNDKPHKFKDHYCKKPKFCDVCARMIVLNNKFALRCKNCKTNIHHSCQSYVEFQRCFGKIPPGFRRAYSSPLYTSDISDPNNPNRNDPVFDTLRVGVIMANKERKKNENDKKNMMMMMEEEEEENQQPKEKEEGGEGKPDDKKEKDKADDKNKGTFSQTHYYLALYRFKAIEKDDLDFHPGDRITVLDDSNEEWWRGKMGEKSGYFPTNYLIKVRASERVFKVLRSFVGNREMGQITLKKDQIVVKKGDEKGGYLKVSTGRKLGYFPADLLEEITVT, encoded by the exons ATGGACCA GGAGGACGACAAAAACTCTGTTGATATCCATGACAACCCTCCAGCTCCTGAAAACGtagtgagagaggaaggagacact GTCTATTTCATATAtgacgaggaggtggaggtggaggagaaggaaccagaacctcctcctcctgtagtcCGGGTCAACGACAAACCTCACAAGTTCAAGGACCACTATTGCAAAAAACCCAAGTTCTGTGACGTCTGCGCTCGCATGATAGTCT TGAATAACAAGTTTGCTCTGAGGTGTAAAAACTGCAAGACCAACATCCACCATTCATGTCAGTCCTATGTGGAGTTCCAGAGGTGCTTTGGAAAAATT CCACCTGGCTTCAGACGGGCCTACAGCTCCCCGCTGTACACCAGTGACATCTCCGATCCAA ACAACCCGAACCGGAACGACCCCGTCTTTGACACCCTGCGGGTCGGTGTCATTATGGCAAATAAGGAGCGCAAAAAGAATGAAAATGACAAGAAAAAT atgatgatgatgatggaggaagaagaagaggagaaccaACAGcccaaagaaaaggaggagggtggagaag GGAAGCCTGATGATaagaaggagaaagacaaaGCAGATGACAAG AACAAGGGTACCTTCTCCCAGACCCACTACTACCTGGCTCTCTACCGCTTCAAGGCCATAGAGAAAGACGACCTCGACTTCCA CCCTGGTGACCGGATCACAGTTCTGGACGACTCCAATGAAGAGTGGTGGAGG GGAAAGATGGGGGAGAAGTCAGGCTACTTCCCCACCAACTACCTCATAAAAGTGCGTGCTTCGGAAAGAGTTTTCAAGGTGCTTCGTTCCTTTGTAGGAAACAGAGAGATGGGACAAATCACACTGAAGAAAGATCAG ATCGTTgtgaagaaaggagacgagaaAGGCGGCTACTTGAAGGTCAGCACTGGACGCAAGCTGGGCTACTTCCCTGCTGATCTGCTGGAGGAGATCACCGTGACATGA
- the mbd6 gene encoding mucin-2 — protein sequence MMGGSETVSGDKDGVHTTAIHVPIGWQRRVEGGHVIYVSPSGTALCSLDEVKTYLLTDGTCKCGLECPLIVNKVFNFTVGVKVEQNSQLLGKAEQDMTKLCNHRRKVVAMAALCRSMQASQLPFANLHHAEMSSGVDSRYPKRILVDRDEEDHNIYHPKLHPVSARPHNNLHMHPSASPKSSYQFIYPYNGSSPALHTGTNSHHPLDALRRLQHPPPLPASSSSSSSTSPFPAYSTAQRSPRTPTPQGQRTPQTPETPGSPRLGPLSTPPPSSPMSMSGGGRGAQTQAHHHGVIVGGSPLSPSPSLSPSVHNMNCVSPHQRSRHPSASPSPLSDQGGGSTVAGGGLMGSNLSQRRKSSSSSPHSPPPGGSPNPSSHFPKYKLEDILEQFKNSGNSSTNNHHLQLPTNLSLMTNQSSSNPNAPSSKPLKSTMSPTPSAGPPGFGLNSAGTSSLPLGPFLNQHHSHQGKLSHPTSFPASSLLSAAAKAQLANQITHVQSSKVGLPLSLEVLNDGQQQQSSKVTNSTLHSSHPLSSKASTRPPHPSLAAASTILFPPSHSLAQSLASSLPHLPPATERNASHRKRQRRSPTVLSMLRDTQQLGNGPQKTPPGDSNSATVINLSSSSSSFPTSSHSSSTSAVQNQNAVLLENHHHHLLPGQTPRLPVSRQMHLSRPPRQTEALDFTTSLPPTPLGLDPPTQPLSALLHLLSVQNAQASASHSASAQPASVSLEGGGHTNKRSPRRSPSSPASHSNVRHLQTRSPCRTSNTNSLHSGLQPLSPPPASSQFRSLHSPTRPQSTKSSPLLRHSTCSATLPNSSLASHNSYSPSWHAFQTPDKHQQTENHIPTIDFVSQEQLQETSPQGTVATEIGTKSINSSLDLSNSQGSVSMAISSSPKPLDLSNRVLALLAASSTVPQEEGSSSDRTADGAMSSQGNPTAGPDESRCADPKVSIVTKPPVATSPGPAIFSRLGDHHSPHPPSAVGDSTSPLPLAEAFPFMNQEQLLQLLSSTGGLPSLLDPTVLASLPLGGMWLGGQHAQIPAATAPQPPQTLAEQQQSAQQLIHQQETQQQNQYQQHKQLNNNPLFTLLPLLSGAHGELPLNLLGLLNPLPPPGSTSNPGQEADLGLTEKPSLQALIMASLLLGQHQGPLLPLSGLGQLSQVSLEVPLQQSQHITTTLEGLTLDKTSGLLDPSTLSGAGLLEVAQGLLPIPPGAEGSLQALQSLLLSGTLPPPHAAFLPLSPALLTAALNSAELHSSPHTQLASAQQTQHSQPQVPAGVDTLIPLSLQGKDNSLLQQLLPTLLNSAVLGDLSGIAGLHNLLGIGAGSILLPPVQTTALGMPLLHGPDGALNLINNLQLHLAPHSEGDKPMSLQDAQSPAPQEDIPASQMAPDTTPSPVPAPVSAPAQEHSPPPQRISEGRSVIDPYTSFMDTIYTSFLQVSAKEQEGRAHMGPSDPTSPFCALPPVSFPVVHHTPSTPVQTLPQASAPVSLSPRRACSLHNPDLSRLSLEAAAHSPAQGTPKPIDDGPMSPLQRKPVMVVGYTHLEPPLPSMYFEEAKTDCTGPAVCPYVEAGVDRQGHHPHAGYLSPRDGCSGRPNEETAGTLLRTEPGRDQAGAAGGARRGRKRKQTLQNVLEDFRDMDATALEETKATTALLKPERSVRGRRRRGARSQRQ from the exons ATGATGGGAGGCAGTGAAACTGTCAGTGGAGACAAGGATGGGGTCCACACCACTGCAATACACGTCCCCATCGGCTGGCAGAGGAGAGTGGAGGGCGGGCACGTGATCTATGTCAG TCCCAGTGGCACTGCTCTATGCTCTCTGGACGAGGTCAAGACCTATCTGTTGACTGATGGCACCTGCAAATGTGGTCTTGAGTGTCCACTGATCGTCAATAAG GTTTTTAACTTCACTGTGGGAGTGAAGGTGGAGCAGAACAGCCAGCTGTTGGGCAAAGCAGAGCAGGACATGACCAAACTGTGTAACCACCGCAGGAAAGTGGTAGCAATGGCTGCTCTGTGTCGGAGTATGCAGGCCTCACAGCTGCCCTTCGCCAACCTTCATCATGCAG AGATGAGCAGTGGCGTGGACAGCCGTTATCCAAAGCGAATACTTGTGGATCGGGACGAAGAGGACCACAACATTTACCATCCCAAACTCCATCCGGTCTCCGCTCGACCCCACAACAACCTCCACATGCACCCCTCTGCCAGCCCCAAATCCTCCTACCAGTTTATTTACCCGTACAATGGTTCCTCCCCTGCCCTTCACACGGGCACAAACTCTCACCACCCCCTAGATGCTTTGAGAAGGCttcaacatcctcctcctcttcctgcctcctcctccagctcttcctccacctccccattcCCAGCATACAGCACTGCCCAGAGATCACCTCGCACCCCCACACCTCAAGGTCAAAGAACTCCCCAAACCCCAGAGACTCCGGGTTCTCCTCGGCTCGGGCCCCTCTctacacctcctccctcctcccctatGAGCatgagtggaggaggaaggggagcacAGACTCAAGCTCATCATCATGGCGTCATTGTGGGaggctcccccctctctccgtctccctccctttctccctctgttCATAACATGAACTGTGTGTCTCCTCACCAGCGGTCCCGCCATCCTTctgcctctccttcccctctctctgatCAGGGAGGAGGCTCGACAGTGGCAGGAGGAGGACTGATGGGAAGTAACTTGTCTCAGAGGAGgaaatcctcctcttcctctccacacTCCCCTCCCCCTGGTGGCTCCCCTAACCCCAGCTCCCACTTCCCCAAGTACAAGCTGGAAGACATCTTGGAGCAGTTTAAGAACTCAGGCAACAGCAGCACTAATAACCACCACCTCCAACTCCCTACCAACCTTTCCTTAATGACCAACCAAAGCAGTAGCAACCCTAATGCTCCCTCCTCTAAGCCCTTAAAGAGTACCATGAGTCCGACTCCGAGCGCAGGACCACCAGGTTTTGGGTTGAACTCTGCGGGGACTTCTAGTTTACCTCTGGGGCCATTTCTGAACCAACATCACAGCCATCAGGGAAAGTTGTCACACCCAACTTCTTTCCCTGCGAGTAGCCTTCTCTCTGCGGCTGCCAAGGCTCAGCTGGCCAACCAGATAACCCACGTCCAGAGCTCAAAGGTGGGCTTGCCACTGTCCCTGGAGGTCTTGAACGATGGACAGCAGCAACAGTCATCCAAGGTAACAAACAGCACTTTACATAGTAgccaccctctctcctccaaaGCTTCTACTAGGCCTCCCCATCCCTCCCTTGCAGCAGCCTCCACCATCCTTTTTCCTCCATCCCACTCTCTGGCCCAATCCCTGGCCTCCTCCCTGCCCCACCTACCTCCCGCAACGGAGCGCAATGCGTCGCACAGGAAGAGGCAACGGCGATCTCCCACAGTGCTCAGCATGCTCCGAGACACCCAGCAGCTGGGCAATGGGCCGCAGAAGACCCCGCCAGGAGACTCTAACTCTGCTACAGTTATCAAcctatcctcctcttcctcttccttccccaCCTCCTcgcactcctcctctacctcagcTGTGCAGAACCAGAACGCTGTCCTGTTAgaaaaccatcatcatcatcttctcccCGGGCAGACGCCGAGGCTCCCCGTTTCTCGACAGATGCACCTTTCCAGACCTCCGAGACAAACCGAGGCCCTGGACTTCACGACGAGTCTGCCACCGACGCCGCTCGGCTTGGACCCTCCAACGCAGCCTCTGTCCGCCCTGTTGCACCTGCTCAGTGTGCAGAACGCGCAGGCCTCGGCGTCTCACTCCGCTTCGGCTCAGCCAGCATCGGTGTCTCTCGAAGGAGGTGGACACACTAATAAACGGAGCCCCAGACGGTCGCCCTCTTCTCCCGCCTCTCATTCTAACGTCAGGCACTTACAGACTCGGTCACCGTGCCGGACCAGTAACACTAACTCTCTCCACTCGGGGCTTCAGCCGCTTTCTCCTCCCCCGGCTTCCTCTCAGTTCAGATCATTGCACTCTCCAACGCGTCCTCAGTCGACAAAGTCGAGTCCTCTCCTGAGACATTCTACTTGTTCAGCAACACTGCCCAACTCGAGTTTAGCTTCACACAACAGCTACAGCCCATCTTGGCATGCGTTCCAGACTCCAGACAAGCATCAACAAACTGAGAATCACATTCCTACAATAGACTTCGTTTCTCAGGAACAATTGCAGGAAACCTCGCCACAGGGCACTGTGGCAACAGAGATTGGTACTAAAAGCATAAATTCATCACTAGACCTGAGTAATTCTCAAGGCAGTGTTTCCATGGCGATATCCAGCTCCCCGAAGCCCCTTGATCTTAGCAACCGTGTCCTGGCCCTTCTCGCAGCATCTTCCACCGTACCCCAAGAGGAGGGCAGCTCCTCTGACCGTACCGCCGACGGTGCGATGTCTTCTCAAGGAAATCCCACCGCAG GGCCAGATGAGTCTAGATGTGCCGACCCGAAGGTCTCCATAGTGACCAAACCTCCAGTAGCCACGAGCCCCGGGCCAGCTATCTTCTCTCGTCTCGGGGATCAtcacagccctcatccaccttCAGCTGTGGGTGACTCCACCTCTCCCTTGCCTCTGGCAGAGGCCTTCCCCTTCATGAACCAAGAGCAGCTGCTTCAGTTGCTGTCATCCACCGGAGGCCTACCGTCCCTCCTGGACCCGACGGTCCTGGCTTCATTGCCCCTAGGGGGGATGTGGTTGGGAGGGCAACATGCACAGATACCCGCTGCCACTGCACCGCAACCACCACAGACTcttgcagagcagcagcaatCGGCGCAGCAACTAATACACCAACAAGAGACACAGCAGCAAAACCAGTATCAGCAACACAAGCAGTTAAACAACAACCCTCTGTTCACCTTGTTGCCCTTGTTGAGCGGTGCACATGGGGAGCTGCCCCTAAACCTTTTGGGGCTACTAAATCCACTCCCACCTCCAGGCTCAACCTCCAACCCAGGCCAGGAAGCTGATTTAGGGCTAACGGAAAAACCAAGCCTTCAGGCTCTGATTATGGCCTCCTTGTTGCTCGGGCAACATCAGGGGCCTTTGTTACCGCTATCTGGCCTAGGTCAGTTGAGCCAGGTCAGCTTGGAAGTTCCTTTACAGCAGTCGCAACACATCACCACCACATTGGAGGGCCTCACCTTGGACAAGACCTCTGGCCTCCTGGATCCATCAACCCTATCGGGTGCGGGGCTCTTGGAGGTCGCCCAAGGCCTTCTCCCCATCCCCCCAGGAGCCGAGGGCTCTCTCCAAGCCCTACAGTCTCTGCTCCTTTCTggcactcttcctcctccccacgcgGCCTTCCTGCCCCTCAGCCCTGCCTTGCTCACTGCTGCCCTGAATTCTGCCGAACTCCACTCATCTCCCCACACCCAATTAGCTTCTGCACAACAAACCCAACATTCCCAACCTCAG GTACCTGCTGGTGTTGACaccctcatccccctctctctccaaggCAAAGACAACTCCCTCCTCCAACAGTTACTGCCCACGTTGCTTAACTCTGCTGTGTTAG GAGATCTTTCTGGCATCGCAGGACTCCACAACTTGTTGGGGATTGGAGCGGGGTCCATCCTCCTGCCCCCAGTCCAGACCACTGCATTGGGCATGCCTCTGCTGCACGGTCCTGATGGAGCTCTCAACTTGATTAACAACCTACAG CTACACCTTGCACCGCACTCAGAAGGAGACAAGCCAATGTCATTGCAGGATGCGCAAAGTCCTGCCCCACAGGAAGACATTCCAGCCAGTCAGATGGCTCCCGATACTACACCCAGTCCAGTTCCGGCTCCAGTTTCAGCCCCGGCCCAAGAACACAGCCCACCCCCACAGCGGATATCGGAGGGCAGGTCTGTTATCGATCCTTACACCTCGTTCATGGACACGATCTATACGTCCTTCCTTCAAGTCAGTGCGAAAGAGCAGGAAGGCAGGGCCCACATGGGGCCATCCGACCCCACTTCACCCTTCTGTGCCTTACCACCGGTTTCTTTCCCTGTGGTTCACCATACCCCGTCCACCCCAGTTCAAACTCTGCCCCAGGCAAGTGCCCCAGTCTCCCTCAGTCCACGGCGGGCCTGTTCCCTCCACAACCCAGACTTATCCCGACTCAGCTTGGAAGCAGCAGCCCATTCCCCAGCCCAAGGGACGCCCAAACCCATTGACGATGGGCCGATGTCACCGTTACAAAGGAAACCGGTTATGGTAGTGGGATATACCCACCTCGAGCCTCCTCTCCCATCCATGTACTTTGAGGAAGCTAAAACGGACTGTACAGggcctgctgtgtgcccatatGTGGAGGCGGGGGTTGATAGGCAGGGGCATCATCCCCATGCGGGGTACCTCAGTCCCAGGGATGGATGCAGTGGGAGGCCCAATGAGGAGACAGCTGGGACATTGCTGCGGACCGAACCGGGAAGG GATCAAGCGGGAGCAGCGGGTGGAGCcagaagaggaaggaaaaggaaacaAAC GCTACAGAATGTGTTAGAAGACTTCAGAGACATGGATGCTACAGCACTAGAGGAAACCAAGGCCACG ACAGCACTGCTGAAGCCTGAGAGGTCAGTCCGTGGCAGGAGGCGGCGAGGCGCCAGGTCTCAGAGGCAGTGA